Proteins encoded in a region of the Atopobium sp. oral taxon 416 genome:
- the rpsS gene encoding 30S ribosomal protein S19 — MSRSLKKGPFVETRLLERVTAMNESGKKDVIKTWSRSSTIFPEMVGHTIAVHNGRQHVPVYITESMVGHKLGEFAPTRTFRGHRVAE, encoded by the coding sequence ATGAGCAGAAGTCTCAAGAAGGGACCGTTTGTGGAGACGCGCCTCCTCGAGCGGGTTACCGCAATGAATGAGTCAGGCAAGAAGGATGTTATCAAGACCTGGTCACGTTCAAGCACCATCTTCCCGGAGATGGTCGGCCACACGATCGCGGTCCACAATGGCCGCCAGCATGTCCCTGTCTACATCACCGAGTCCATGGTCGGCCACAAGCTGGGCGAGTTCGCCCCGACCCGTACGTTCCGTGGTCACAGAGTTGCAGAGTAG
- the rplV gene encoding 50S ribosomal protein L22, whose product MKQIENGAFATAKYVRMAPRKVRLVVDQIRDKSVNQALELLQFANVAAATPVEKVLRSAVANAENNNNLRANNLVVTKAYVDEGPTLRRIRPRAKGSASRINKRTSHITIVVALRKEA is encoded by the coding sequence ATGAAGCAGATTGAAAACGGAGCCTTCGCCACCGCGAAATACGTGCGTATGGCTCCCCGCAAAGTCCGTTTGGTTGTTGACCAGATTCGCGATAAGTCCGTCAACCAGGCACTCGAGCTGTTGCAATTCGCAAACGTTGCCGCTGCAACCCCGGTCGAGAAAGTGCTGCGCTCAGCTGTCGCCAATGCGGAGAACAACAACAATCTTCGTGCGAACAACCTCGTAGTTACCAAGGCCTATGTGGATGAGGGACCGACGCTGCGCCGTATCCGTCCGCGCGCAAAGGGCTCTGCATCACGTATCAACAAACGCACGAGCCATATCACGATCGTTGTCGCTTTGCGAAAGGAGGCGTAA